From the genome of Bactrocera dorsalis isolate Fly_Bdor unplaced genomic scaffold, ASM2337382v1 BdCtg063, whole genome shotgun sequence:
TTTCCCAGGAAAAAACGTTTGCCAATATAATGCCGGAATTACATGTGCAGAATTCTGcgtgcagaaaaaaaatttgtactgatttgacagttcaaattcTGCACCTCAATGCAGATCTGCACGGCatgtgaaatttgaatttctctGCGCAGAGGCAGTGCTGACaacattcaaataattaatttttgagcaaAGTCCGGCAACATTTTAAATTGCGCTCAGctgttaagtaaaaattaacaaaagaaataaaaaatggaagaaaaactgaTTGAGTTTGTAAGAGAAAACCGGTTCCTATATAACAAAAGTCATAGGAATTATAAAAATAGCTACCTGAGGGACGCCAAATTTCAGGAGCTATAGGAGAAATTGCATATTCCAggtaaatctttaattttataacctgacaaaatatatatttattcatgttTTGAATGATTTTAGGTGAGAAGCTAAAGGCCCGTTGGCGGACCCTACgtgataaattttataaagatcTAAAAAAGGTACCATCAGGAAGCGGTGTGTATTCGCCACACAAAAAGTGGAAGTGGATGGAGAGCCTAAAGTTTTTAAAGGACGTTGAAATGGACAACTTGAAGTAGGTTTTGTATAatcttgttttatttgtataataattgtattatttattatatatgcattttcAGCACACAAGGCAATTATGGCACCGTAGCGACAGAAGGTGACGTCTCCTTCCTCAGCGACTTTGGCGAATCCGCCTGTAGCAGTGtcaatataaacatattttccgAATCAACGCAGACGCAGACGCAGACACAGCCACAGACAAAGACACAGACACAGACTGGACGGAACCGAAAAATAGAGGAATTACTTGAAAGCTCGAATAGAGACTTTCAAAGAGTAACGACGTTAGCTGAGGAATTGTTGGTCGGTAGCACGGAAAAATCCgcaatgcaattattttttgaaagcctTGCTAAGCGGGCGGAGGGAGCTAATTTAAGTAGCCTGGAAATGTCGGAGTTACAACTCCAAATTTCCCGAACATTCCACCAATTTTTAGTGAATCgtgaaaaataagtttttaattaacatatgtattttataacatttatcattttaaataaaagaccattcattttaaatatataaaaaattacaaagttatttatttattttgtagttgttgtttttgttatttcagtgCAAACAATTTTGAGGAATACAAATCCATACAGGTTACGTAGAaccgacatatttattttataatacatttattaaattatttaggctatgttcgtaaatgcatcatgacttgcagcataagcaacagtagcaacactgcaagtttgacgtttgatacttcttatacaatttttgacaatttgcagatacatttgtttgcatttttgaacgcgtataatactaaaatgtaaattttgctGAATCTAACACTAGCCGAAATTTGTGAGCAAAGAAATGatagattttctttaaatttaagaaaaagaagggTATTGAAGTCAGTGTAGGTACAAATGTTTgtctttaaaaagaaaaatacctaaaaacaaatcgtttattaaaacaataaagccGTTTCCCGAGGTCACAACTTTCTtccacaatacattttttttccttctaCCCGATTTAAACTCGTCCTCCATATTCAACCGTACTCTCAGCAATAACTGTGTCTCTGCATTACTGagattttcactaaaaatttaaaaataataatttatacaattattattaacataatttaactaaatttcaatacaaaaattaaaataaaacagttttgcacttacttttcgtcagacatcgtagttaaatgcagtaaacaattttttgatagaaattaTGAGTGACAACTGATAGAAGTGTTGTATTTTTGAACGCTTGATTATTGCAGTGTTGCAATATTGGCATTTCTGAACGTTCTGTTTGTTATGAAATCGTCATGATGCGCGTCATGATGCATTTACGAACATAGCCTTACTTATTTATTAAGgaagagataatttttaagaagaTCTCGGGTATCAAAAGCACTTCGTCTTGCGTTAGCGCTTGATAATATCGTACTCTGATGTAATGGCGCTACAAATTGTCTCCACTGCTCTTCAATTAGAATGCCACTTTCATTTACGTGGTCAACGAAGTTGTTGGGACAATAGAATTCGGCGTTATGGAActttacaaaattatgtaaaattaatgTAGCTCCAACTATGGTATTGGCATTTTCGGGAAACATATCCAAAGAATTATTGAGAACTCGCCATCTAGCCACTAAAATGCcaaatgtattttcaattgTAACCCGCGCTCTGGATAAACATTTATTGAAGTGGTATTTGTTTGCTTCCAAACACTTTCCCGGATATGGCCTCATCAAATGTTTTGTCAACGGAAAAGCAGCATCTCCCACATAATAAAATGGGAATTTTGTCGCACTACGTGGAAGATTTTCTGCTTCTGGTAGGTTCATTGTTCCGTTTAATATTCTATTTCCAAAACCACTGATTTTTAACGCTCCGCCATCACTTTGGCTTCCGTAAGCTCCAATGTCTACTGCGGTGAATGTATATTTGCTATCACAAACGGCTAACAACACAATACTAAAATATTGCTTATTATTAAAATACAGTGATCCGGATTTTCGCGGACACTTTATTTGGACATGTTTGCCGTCAACAGCTCCTACAACATGAGGCATGCCTGTCTTGATGTAAAATGAATCGGCTATTTCCCTCCACTCATGTTCATTTGGTTGCGCCAAGTATATTCCTGAAAGTTCATCCCAAATGGCTGCGGAtgtttccaataaaattttgccaattGTTGATACTCCTACTCGAAAAGCCCAAGCCAACATCTGGCGGCAAACTCCATGGGCCAAATATCTATTGTAAGAGTtgatgaaaatatgtatttatttattataaaatttacaaacaaaatgtACTTACACTAATGTTATTGCCAGGCGACATTCTGCTGGTATTGGACGACGTATATGACACTGTTTTGCTATACGCCTTTTAATTAAGCTTCGAAGAAGCTTAAATTGATCCACTTGCATCCGAGTAGCCTTTTGGAACTGAGAGGaatcattgttttttataacgaatttatataaacgaataaattattgaaaaaaccatGCAGCTCTCTCTCATTTTCCACATATATAAGAATCGTCCACACCCGTGatttttttatcacttatcgcgcacaagcttaaaatattgattaatttctttttggcaACTAGAAGTAAAAGCAATTGTTGcaatcttttttttctttccacttccattttaaaatttttaaatttcaatttcaatttcaattatttattgcaatcaGCTGATTGTCAAAATTTACTGCAAATGTGTTTTGGCTGGAAAAAATAGTGCAGATCTGCATGCAGAATATCTGCACATGTGATTCCGGCATAAGACAGCTTTTAGGAGTTTCAAACGTAATGATAACAAACTGTAAAAATTGGTCGTTGAAATGAGAGGAAGACGCAAAAAAACTACCCATAGGCAAGATGAGCTCATCAAAAGAATTGTTAAAGGCGCCCGTTTATAACTTCCAAACAGATAAAAGATGAACTATAATTGTCAATAGCGACTTGCACAATAAGAAAACGGTTGATCGCCGTTAATCTGAAAGCGCGAAGTCCTAGAAAAGTACCTTTACTGAAAAGTGTACATTTGAAACGCAGACTCGAATTTGCAAAACGGTTTATTAATGACCTAAAACAATTTGGCGTAATATTTTATGGACCGATGAGACAAACagcaatttaattcaaaatacacAACGAAAACTATAAAACATGGAGGTCTCAAGTTGATGTTGTGGGGTTGTTTTTCGTGGAATGGTGTAGGGCCTCTAATAAAGATCACCGGCATTATGGACGCAGTTTTctatgttaataatattttggatGACGTGGTTTTACCTTATACAGAAGAGGATATGCCACTGCGTTGGGTCTATCAGCAAGATAATGACCCAAAGCATACCTCAAAAAGGGCTAAGGAATGGTTTCGCAGCAAAAATTTGACATTAATGGATTGGCCGGCGCAGTCGCCGGACCTTAACCCAATCGAACACTTATGGATGGATGTAAAAAAGGGAATAAGGGATGCTAAGccacaaaatttggaaaaattatggtgagcagcaaagaatacTTGGGAAAATATACCCCTCTCTAGATGCTGCACCCTTGTAGACTCCATGCAGTCCAGATGTACCGAAGTAATAAAAAATCGTGGGGGAGCAACTTCATATTAAATGTAAGGCCATTTGGATGCATTTCAAAACAACAAACGTGTGTTCTTATAAATTTTCATgctttgttcttattttttcgaACAGGCTGTTTAAGACCCaatgcaacaaaatttgcaGTACAAAAAAGTTAGTGCGTATTTGATGAccagattttcaatttttttaatactcacaatatgtatacattttttaagaaaaaaaggttcaataaaatattactgagaaaattttattcaatgatTTTGATATTCACTTTGGTTGTTCTTATTATTTCGAACACGTCTGTACATTCCACTAATactgaataattaatttttccctaggcaatatgttcaaatacatatgtacatatattgaacaGGCTTATCTTCGCCAATGGTGGGGCAGtacaaagcaaatacataaacaaaCGCATAAggatacatacatttatatgaggcacgtatgcatttacatatatgcaatattgAATTCCCAAAACAGGgtttctctcaaattttgctgattagtttttatttaagtacagataagtattaagaaaattagtgttttaagaaataatgaattacgtaaaataaaaaataattcaaattattactaaaataacaaaaattatgt
Proteins encoded in this window:
- the LOC125780088 gene encoding uncharacterized protein LOC125780088, whose amino-acid sequence is MQVDQFKLLRSLIKRRIAKQCHIRRPIPAECRLAITLVYLAHGVCRQMLAWAFRVGVSTIGKILLETSAAIWDELSGIYLAQPNEHEWREIADSFYIKTGMPHVVGAVDGKHVQIKCPRKSGSLYFNNKQYFSIVLLAVCDSKYTFTAVDIGAYGSQSDGGALKISGFGNRILNGTMNLPEAENLPRSATKFPFYYVGDAAFPLTKHLMRPYPGKCLEANKYHFNKCLSRARVTIENTFGILVARWRVLNNSLDMFPENANTIVGATLILHNFVKFHNAEFYCPNNFVDHVNESGILIEEQWRQFVAPLHQSTILSSANARRSAFDTRDLLKNYLFLNK